A portion of the Chromobacterium sp. IIBBL 290-4 genome contains these proteins:
- a CDS encoding class I SAM-dependent methyltransferase, with protein MQDVSAFANRLAKNYKHYAKWARRQGLDAWRVYDKDVPQFPFAVDVYGQRVHLQEYDTGWEMEDDEYRAWIDAVVAAIEQVTGLPAAGVTLKNRRRQKGVSQYEKEGVEGEDFIVEEFGQRFIINLDQYLDTGLFLDHRNTRKRVREEAAGKRFLNLFAYTGSFTVYAGAGGAVSSETVDMSNTYQDWSRRNFELNGLDLAKHQLVRADVFQYLEEAVDEGKQFDLIVMDPPTFSNSKKMRDILDVQRDHVWLIDYAMALLAPGGVLYFSNNLRTFELDERLGDDYQIRDISAQSVPEDFRNRKIHQCWRISRG; from the coding sequence ATGCAGGATGTCAGCGCCTTTGCCAACCGTCTGGCCAAGAATTACAAGCATTACGCCAAATGGGCCCGCCGTCAGGGGCTGGACGCTTGGCGCGTCTATGACAAGGACGTGCCGCAGTTCCCGTTCGCGGTCGATGTCTACGGCCAGCGCGTGCATCTGCAGGAGTACGACACCGGCTGGGAAATGGAAGACGACGAGTATCGCGCATGGATAGACGCGGTGGTGGCGGCCATCGAGCAGGTGACCGGCCTGCCGGCCGCCGGCGTGACGTTGAAGAATCGCCGCCGCCAGAAAGGCGTCAGCCAGTATGAAAAGGAAGGCGTGGAAGGCGAGGACTTCATCGTCGAGGAGTTCGGCCAGCGCTTCATCATCAATCTGGACCAGTATCTGGACACCGGCTTGTTCCTGGATCACCGCAATACCCGCAAGCGGGTGCGCGAAGAGGCGGCCGGCAAGCGTTTTCTGAATCTGTTCGCCTATACCGGCAGCTTCACCGTCTACGCCGGCGCCGGCGGCGCGGTGTCGTCCGAAACCGTGGACATGTCCAATACCTATCAGGACTGGTCGCGCCGCAATTTCGAGCTCAACGGCCTGGACCTGGCCAAGCACCAACTGGTGCGCGCCGATGTGTTCCAGTATCTGGAAGAAGCGGTGGACGAGGGCAAGCAGTTCGATTTGATCGTGATGGACCCGCCCACCTTCTCCAATTCCAAGAAGATGCGCGACATCCTGGACGTGCAGCGCGACCATGTCTGGCTGATCGATTACGCCATGGCTTTGCTGGCCCCGGGCGGCGTGCTGTACTTCTCCAATAATCTGCGCACTTTCGAGCTGGACGAGCGGCTGGGCGACGATTACCAGATCCGCGACATCAGCGCGCAGTCGGTGCCGGAAGACTTCCGCAACCGCAAAATCCACCAATGCTGGCGCATCAGCCGCGGC